DNA from Paraphotobacterium marinum:
ATCTTTATATCTTGGTTTCCAATGTTACTGATTATAGGTTTTTGGTTGTTTTTTATGCGTCAAATGCAAGGCGGAGGCGGAAAAGGCGCTATGTCCTTTGGTAAATCTAAAGCAAGAATGATGAGTGAAGAACAAATCAAAACCACCTTTTCTGATGTTGCTGGCTGTGACGAAGCAAAAGAAGATGTTAAAGAATTAGTCGATTATTTAAGAGATCCTAGTAAATTTCAAAAGTTGGGTGGTAAAATCCCTACAGGTATTTTATTAGTAGGACCTCCAGGTACAGGTAAAACTTTATTAGCTAAGGCAATTGCTGGCGAAGCTAAAGTTCCATTCTTTACTATTTCAGGCTCAGATTTTGTTGAAATGTTTGTTGGTGTAGGTGCTTCAAGAGTTAGGGATATGTTTGAACAAGCTAAGAAAGCAGCCCCATGTATTATTTTTATTGATGAAATTGATGCAGTTGGTCGACAGCGTGGTGCAGGTGTCGGTGGTGGTCATGACGAACGTGAGCAGACCCTTAACCAAATGCTTGTTGAAATGGATGGATTCGAAGGAAATGAAGGGATTATTGTTATAGCAGCTACTAACAGACCAGATGTTTTAGATCCAGCGTTATTAAGACCAGGGAGATTTGATAGACAAGTGGTTGTTGGATTACCAGATGTTAAAGGTAGAGAACAAATTTTAAAAGTACATATGAAAAAAGTGCCTTTGGACAATGATGTTAAACCATTAATTATTGCACGTGGAACACCTGGTTTTTCTGGTGCTGATTTAGCAAATCTCGTAAATGAAGCAGCATTATTTGCGGCAAGAAGCGATAAACGAACAGTTTCAATGGTGGAGTTTGAGTTAGCTAAAGATAAGATTATGATGGGAGCTGAAAGAAAATCAATGGTTATGTCTAATGATCAAAAAGAGTCTACAGCTTATCATGAAGCAGGTCATGCTATCATCATGAGATTAGTTCCTGAGCATGATCCCGTTTATAAAGTTTCTATTATACCTAGGGGTAGAGCTCTGGGTGTAACTATGGCATTACCAGAAGAAGATAGAGTCAGTTATTCCAGAAAACAACTTGAATCAATGATATCATCATTATATGGTGGAAGACTTGCTGAAGAATTAATCTATGGTGCTGAGAATGTCTCAACGGGAGCTTCGAATGATATTGAGAGAGCTACTGATATAGCAAGAAAAATGGTTACTCAATGGGGGTTTTCAGAAAAATTAGGTCCTCAGCTGTATGCTGAAGATGAAGGAGAGGTTTTTCTTGGGCGCTCTGTTACTCAAACTAAACATGTAGCTGATGATACTGCAAAATTAATTGATCAAGAAATTAGAAGTATTATTGATACCAATTATGCTAGGGCTAGAAAAATTCTTGAAGATAATATGGATATTTTGCATTCTATGAAAGATGCACTAATGAAATATGAAACTATTGATGTGGATCAAATAGATGACTTGATGGAACGAAAAGAAGAAATAAGAGAGCCTAAGGGATGGAGTGATCAAACTACTGAATCTAAGGATAATAAAGCCGAAGATGAGAAGAATAGTGATACAAATGTAGATGATTCGCAAGAAAACACTTCCAATAAAGAGTAATAATCTAACATTTACCCTCAAAAAAGTGCGATAAAATTTTCGCACTTCTTCATTTATCTCTATCAATAATTACCATTATACCACATAAGATTATTAAATTATGGAACTTCGTAGTAAAAATAAAACTCTTAATCTAGACAAGCCTGTTATTATGGGAGTTTTGAACTTAACCCCAGACTCATTTTCAGATGGAGGTCGTTTTAATAAAAAACATAATGCATTTCGACAAGTTGAAAAAATGATTAATTCTGGAGCATCAATTATAGATATTGGAGGTGAGTCTACAAGACCAGGAAGTATACCCGTATCAGCAAATGAACAATTGGATCGCACTCAAGAAATACTGATTGATATTAGAAAAAGGTTCGATACTTGGATATCTGTTGACACCAGTGAGCCGAAAGTAATTTATGAGTCTGTTGCAAACGGAGCAGATATTATAAATGATGTAAGGGCTTTATCTTTATGTAAATATCCAAATAAAATTTTTGAACTAGGTGTGCCTATTTGCTTGATGCATAAAAAAGGCGAAACAAGGAACATGCAAAATAATCCATATTATGATGATGTAGTAAAAGATATACAAGAGTTTTTTCATGAAAAGCTAGTCTCACATTCTACTTTTGAAAATCAATTAATTTTTGATCCAGGATTTGGTTTTGGAAAAAGACTACAAGATAATTATGAAATATTAGCTAATTTATCAAAGTTTAAAATTAAAAAAATTCCTCTATTAGTAGGACTTTCTCGTAAATCTATGATATACAATATATTAAAACGTAAACCAGATGAAGTTGTCATTGGAAGTGTTAGCGCAGCGATTTTATCTGCATTAAATGGTGCTAATATTATTCGAGTACATGATGTACTTGAGACATCACAGGCATTACAAATTTTCAATGAATATAATCAATATAAATAGTAGGTAATGATATGTCAGAGAGGAAATATTTTGGAACAGATGGTGTTCGAGGATTAGTTGGAAGTTTTCCTATTCAACCAGACTTTGTTTTAAAGCTAGGATGGGCTGCTGGAAAAGTTTTAGCAAAAAATGGTACAAAAAAAGTTATTATTGGAAAAGATACACGCATATCGGGTTATATGTTAGAGTCAGCACTTGAAGCAGGATTTGCTGCTGCAGGGTTACAATCAATTTTAACTGGTCCTATGCCAACACCAGCAATTTCATACCTTACGCAAACATTTAGGGCTGAAGCAGGTGTGGTGATCTCAGCTTCTCATAATCCATATCAAGATAATGGCATTAAGTTTTTTTCTAATAATGGCTTTAAGCTACCAGATCATATTGAAAAACAAATCGAAAATGAACTGACTAAGGATATTATTTGTGTTGAAGCTCATAAGTTTGGAAAAGCTATTAGGATCGATGATGCTGCTGGTCGATACATTGAGTTTACTAAGGGAACATTTCCATCCGAGTTGTCTCTAGCTGGATTAAATATAGTTTTGGATTGTGCAAATGGAGCCACGTATGATATTGCTCCTAAAGTTTTTTCCGAATTAGGTGCAAATACCAAAGTAATTGGCTGCTCACCAAACGGAGTCAATATTAATGAGGGATATGGAGCAACAGATACAGCAAACCTTAGAGCTGAAGTATTGAAGACAAAATCTCATTTGGGCATTGCTTTTGACGGAGATGGTGATCGAGTAATTATGGTTGATGAAGATGGGTTTGAAATTGATGGTGACAAAATTGCTTTTATTTTAGCTAAGCATTATAAAAATACTGGAATTATGAATAACTCTGGAGTTGTTGGAACATTAATGAGTAACCTGGGATTAGAAAAAAGTT
Protein-coding regions in this window:
- the ftsH gene encoding ATP-dependent zinc metalloprotease FtsH; the protein is MAKNLILWVVIAVVLMSVFQSFGPSDKSKNQVDYSTFVEAVGQDQVKQATFDQSKISFTKSDDSKFVTYIPSIGDSKIMDDLINHNVAVKGTPPEQPSILLQIFISWFPMLLIIGFWLFFMRQMQGGGGKGAMSFGKSKARMMSEEQIKTTFSDVAGCDEAKEDVKELVDYLRDPSKFQKLGGKIPTGILLVGPPGTGKTLLAKAIAGEAKVPFFTISGSDFVEMFVGVGASRVRDMFEQAKKAAPCIIFIDEIDAVGRQRGAGVGGGHDEREQTLNQMLVEMDGFEGNEGIIVIAATNRPDVLDPALLRPGRFDRQVVVGLPDVKGREQILKVHMKKVPLDNDVKPLIIARGTPGFSGADLANLVNEAALFAARSDKRTVSMVEFELAKDKIMMGAERKSMVMSNDQKESTAYHEAGHAIIMRLVPEHDPVYKVSIIPRGRALGVTMALPEEDRVSYSRKQLESMISSLYGGRLAEELIYGAENVSTGASNDIERATDIARKMVTQWGFSEKLGPQLYAEDEGEVFLGRSVTQTKHVADDTAKLIDQEIRSIIDTNYARARKILEDNMDILHSMKDALMKYETIDVDQIDDLMERKEEIREPKGWSDQTTESKDNKAEDEKNSDTNVDDSQENTSNKE
- the folP gene encoding dihydropteroate synthase, whose protein sequence is MELRSKNKTLNLDKPVIMGVLNLTPDSFSDGGRFNKKHNAFRQVEKMINSGASIIDIGGESTRPGSIPVSANEQLDRTQEILIDIRKRFDTWISVDTSEPKVIYESVANGADIINDVRALSLCKYPNKIFELGVPICLMHKKGETRNMQNNPYYDDVVKDIQEFFHEKLVSHSTFENQLIFDPGFGFGKRLQDNYEILANLSKFKIKKIPLLVGLSRKSMIYNILKRKPDEVVIGSVSAAILSALNGANIIRVHDVLETSQALQIFNEYNQYK
- the glmM gene encoding phosphoglucosamine mutase, producing the protein MSERKYFGTDGVRGLVGSFPIQPDFVLKLGWAAGKVLAKNGTKKVIIGKDTRISGYMLESALEAGFAAAGLQSILTGPMPTPAISYLTQTFRAEAGVVISASHNPYQDNGIKFFSNNGFKLPDHIEKQIENELTKDIICVEAHKFGKAIRIDDAAGRYIEFTKGTFPSELSLAGLNIVLDCANGATYDIAPKVFSELGANTKVIGCSPNGVNINEGYGATDTANLRAEVLKTKSHLGIAFDGDGDRVIMVDEDGFEIDGDKIAFILAKHYKNTGIMNNSGVVGTLMSNLGLEKSLSELGVEFIRAKVGDRYVHEKMKENNWILGAENSGHVIISNKAKTGDGIVAALQVLRVIIESGKSLKDLASDMQVFPQVLKNIKLSEGDNPLGDKDNQNFISNIEKKLGNKGRILIRKSGTEPLLRVMVEGESKSFIEKIATEIVERLKSKQ